TGTGTCTGtgtcctgtgtgttggtgtcctgtgtgtgggtgtcctgtgtgttggtgtcctgtgtgttggtgtcctGTGTGTTTGTGTCCTGTGTGTTGGTGACATGTGTGTGGGtgtcctgtgtgttggtgtcctgtgtgtggtgtcctgtgtgttggtgtcctGTGTGTCAGTGTCCTGGGTGTCTGtgtcctgtgtgttggtgtcGGTGTCCTGTGTGTAAGtgtcctgtgtgttggtgtcctgtgtgttggtgtcggtgtcctgtgtgttggtgtcctGTGTGTCGGTGTCCTGTGTGTGGTGTCCTGTGTGTCGTTGTCATGTGTGTCTGtgtcctgtgtgttggtgtcctGTGTGTCGGTGTCCTGTGTGTCGGTGTCCTGTGTGTCGGTGTCCTGTGTGTGGTGTCCTGTGTGTCGGtgtcctgtgtgttggtgtcctgtgtgtatgtgtcctgtgtgttggtgtcctgtgtgtcagtgtcctgtgtgttggtgtTGGTGTCCTGTGTGTGGGTGTCCTGTGTATTGGTGTCCTGTGTGTATGTGTCCTGTGTGTCTGTGTCCTGTGTGTCGGTGTCCTGTGTGTCGGtgtcctgtgtgttggtgtcctgtgtgtcggtgtcctgtgtgttggtgtcctgtgtgttggtgttggtgtcctgtgtgtcggtgtcctgtgtgttggtgtcctgtgtgtcggtgtcctgtgtgttggcgtcctgtgtgttggtgtcctGTGTTTTGGTGTCCTTTTAGTGCCTCATGATTCTAGAAGTTGGATGCTAATTTATTTTCCTCCTAAATTTTATTTTGTgcaaaattatataataaaatgtttacacaagACATATTCTGATGGTAACACTGTTTGTTTAAAAAGATCCTTGTGATGAATATCTGATTTTGAATGTGGATCTTTTTAACAACTTACAGAGTGTGCTCTGGTGACATGGTGAAAATTTCTGATGCTGCATTTTCTTGGAGCCTGTTCCCAGATGAGTATATGTATGATTCTGACCGTGAACGATGGCTTCCTGTGCGATGGATGGCCCAGGACAGTCTTCAGTCTGGTTTCTACAGTACTACTACAGATGTGGTAGGTTTATACAGTACTAGTACAGatgtggtaggtttctacagtactagtatagacgtggtaggtttctacagtactagtatagacatggtaggtttctacagtactagtacagatgtggtaggtttctacagtactagtatagacgtggtaggtttctacagtactagtatagacctggtaggtttctacagtactagtatagacctggtaggtttctacagtactagtacagacgtggtaggtttctacagtactagtatagacatggtaggtttctacagtactagtacagatgtggtaggtttctacagtactagtatagacgtggtaggtttctacagtactagtacagacgtggtaggtttctacagtactagtacagacgtggtaggtttctacagtactagtatagacgtggtaggtttctacagtactagtatagaggtggtaggtttctacagtactagtatagacgTGGTAGGGTTCTACTGTAGTAGTACAgacgtggtaggtttctacagtactagtatagacgtggtaggtttctacagtactagtatagacatggtaggtttctacagtactagtacagatgtggtaggtttctacagtactagtatagacgtggtaggtttctacagtactagtatagacCTGGTAagtttctacagtactagtacagacgtggtaggtttctacagtactagtatagacatggtaggtttctacagtactagtacagatgtggtaggtttctacagtactagtatagacgtggtaggtttctacagtactagtatagacatggtaggtttctacagtactagtacaaatgtggtaggtttctacagtactagtatagacgtggtaggtttctacTGTAGTAGTACAgacgtggtaggtttctacagtactagtatagatGTGGTAGGTTTCTATTGTAGTAGTATAgacgtggtaggtttctacagtactagtacagacgtggtaggtttctacagtactagtatagacgtggtaggtttctacagtactagtatagccgtggtaggtttctacagtactagtatagacgtggtaggtttctacagtactagtaaagacgtggtaggtttctacTGTAGTAGTATAgacgtggtaggtttctacagtactagtatagacgtggtaggtttctacagtactagtatagacgtggtaggtttctacagtactagtatagacgtggtaggtttctacagtactagtatagacgtggtaggtttctacagtactagtatagacgtggtaggtttctacagtactagtacagatgtggtaggtttctacagtactagtatagatgtggtaggtttctacagtactagtatagacatggtaggtttctacagtaccAGTACAGATGTGGTAGGTTTATACAGTACTTGTACAGatgtggtaggtttctacagtactagtatagacgtggtaggtttctacagtactagtacagatgtggtaggtttctacagtactagtacagatgtggtaggtttctacagtactagtatagacgtggtaggtttctacagtactagtatagatGTGGTAGGTTTCTACTGTAGTAGTATAGCcgtggtaggtttctacagtactagtatagacgtggtaggtttctacagtactagtatagacgtggtaggtttctacagtactagtatagacgTGGTAcgtttctacagtactagtacagatgtggtaggtttctacagtactagtatagacatggtaggtttctacagtactagtatagacgtggtaggtttctacagtactagtatagacgtggtaggtttctacagtactagtatagacgtggtaggtttctacagtactagtatagacgtggtaggtttctacagtactagtacagatgtggtaggtttctacagcACTAGTATAgacgtggtaggtttctacagtactagtacagacgtggtaggtttctacagtactagtacagacatggtaggtttctacagtactagtacagatgtggtaggtttctacagtactagtacagatgtggtaggtttctacagtactagtatagacgtggtaggtttatacagtactagtatagacgtggtaggtttctacagtactagtacagacatggtaggtttctacagtactagtacagACGTGGcaggtttctacagtactagtacagatgtggtaggtttctacagtactagtatagacgtggtaggtttctacagtactagtacagatgtggtaggtttctacagtactagtatagacgTGGaaggtttctacagtactagtatagatgtggtaggtttctacagtactagtatagacgTGGTAGGTTTATACAGTACTAGTACAGACGTGGaaggtttctacagtactagtaaagatgtggtaggtttctacagtactagtatagacATGGTAGGTTTATACAGTACTAGTACAGATGTGGTAGGTttatacagtactagtatagacgtggtaggtttctacagtactagtatagacgtggtaggtttctacagtactagtatagacATGGTAGGTTTATACAGTACTAGTACAGatgtggtaggtttctacagtactagtatagacgtggtaggtttctacagtactagtacagacatggtaggtttctacagtactagtatagacgtggtaggtttctacagtactagtatagacgtggtaggtttctacagtactagtatagacgtggtaggtttctacagtactagtatagacgtggtaggtttctacagtactagtacagatgtggtaggtttctacagtactagtacagatgtggtaggtttctacagtactagtatagacgtggtaggtttctacagtactagtatagccgtggtaggtttctacagtactagtatagccttggtaggtttctacagtactagtatagacgtggtaggtttctacagtactagtatagacatggtaggtttctacagtactggtatagacgtggtaggtttctacagtactagtatagacatggtaggtttctacagtactagtatagatGTGGTAagtttctacagtactagtacagatgtggtaggtttctacagtactagtacagACATGGTAGGTTTATACAGTACTAGTACAgacgtggtaggtttctacagtactagtatagccgtggtaggtttctacagtactagtacagacttggtaggtttctacagtactagtatagccgtggtaggtttctacagtactagtacagatgtggtaggtttctacagtactagtatagacatggtaggtttctacagtactagtatagccgtggtaggtttctacagtactagtatagatgtggtaggtttctacagtactagtatagacgtggtaggtttctacagtactagtacagacgtggtaggtttctacagtactagtacagacgtggtaggtttctacagtactagtatagccgtggtaggtttctacagtactagtatagatgtggtaggtttctacagtactagtatagacgtggtaggtttcttcagtactagtatagacatggtaggtttctacagtactagtacagacgtggtaggtttctacagtactagtacagacgtggtaggtttctacagtactagtatagccgtggtaggtttctacagtactagtatagatgtggtaggtttctacagtactagtatagcCGTGataggtttctacagtacttGTATAGACGTGGTAGGTttatacagtactagtatagacATGGTAGGTttatacagtactagtatagacatggtaggtttctacagtactagtacagatgtggtaggtttctacagtactagtacagacgtggtaggtttctacagtactagtatagacgtggtaggtttatacagtactagtacagacgtggtaggtttctacagtactagtacagACGTGGTAGGTTTCTAAAGTACTAGTACAGACGTGGaaggtttctacagtactagtatagatgtggtaggtttctacagtactagtatagccgtggtaggtttctacagtactagtatagatgtggtaggtttctacagtactagtacagatgtggtaggtttctacagtactagtatagacgtggtaggtttctacagtactagtatagacATGGTAGGTTTATACAGTACTAGTACAGatgtggtaggtttctacagtactagtatagatgtggtaggtttctacagtactagtatagacATGGTAGGTTTATACAGTACTAGTACAGATGTGGTAGGTttatacagtactagtatagatgtggtaggtttatacagtactagtacagatgtggtaggtttatacagtactagtatagatgtggtaggtttctacagtactagtatagacATGGTAGGTTTATACAGTACTAGTACAGatgtggtaggtttctacagtactagtatagacgtggtaggtttctacagtactagtacagacgtggtaggtttctacagtactagtatagacatggtaggtttctacagtactagtatagacgtggtaggtttctacagtactagtacagatgtggtaggtttctacagtactagtatagatgtggtaggtttctacagtactagtatagacgtggtaggtttctacagtactagtatagccgtggtaggtttctacagtactagtatagccgtggtaggtttctacagtactagtatagacgtggtaggtttctacagtactggtatagacgtggtaggtttctacagtactagtatagacatggtaggtttctacagtactagtatagatGTGGTAagtttctacagtactagtacagatgtggtaggtttctacagtactagtacagACATGGTAGGTTTATACAGTACTAGTACAgacgtggtaggtttctacagtactagtatagccgtggtaggtttctacagtactagtacagatgtggtaggtttctacagtactagtacagatgtggtaggtttctacagtactagtacagatgtggtaggtttctacagtactagtatagacgtggtaggtttctacagtactagtatagatgtggtaggtttatacagtactagtacagacgtggtaggtttctacagtactagtatagatgtggtaggtttctacagtactagtatagacgtggtaggtttatacagtactagtacagacgtggtaggtttctacagtactagtatagacgtggtaggtttctacagtactagtacagacgtggtaggtttatacagtactagtatagacgtggtaggtttctacagtactagtacagacgtggtaggtttctacagtactagtacagTCATGGTAGGTTTATACAGTACTAGTACAgacgtggtaggtttctacagtactagtatagacgtggtaggtttctacagtactagtatagatgtggtaggtttctacaTTTCCAGAATAGATGTAAATAAGTTTAAACTGTTTTTGAAGCTGTCATCAGTTGTCAATCTGTCCAGCAACAAATGTCAGGTTCAAGGTCACAATATTAGGCTAGTAAAATTCTAGCATGAATAAACCTGACCTATATGTAAGTTCATACATAAATGTGCTAAAATTTTCAAACGACTTTGTCTAAATAACCGAAAAGCTCAATAATGTTTTGCCAGTGGCAATCTACATCAATGACCTAGCATATCAATCTAAACTTGAAAGGTCTTCTCTTCATAAGCTGGAGAACGTGGAGTTGTTATTGACTATTTGATCATTGGCAATTTAATTATtctagtatttatatatttcagtggTCATATGGCGTTTTAATGTGGGAGGTGATGTCACGAGGTGTTTTGCTGCCCTactttgatattgaaaataatgaGGATATCAAAGATCATGTGATTAATGGCTATCGTCTGGGGAAACCGGATACGGTACCGGATGAAATGTAAGTATTACGTAAACCTGTAGTTATCGTCTGGGGAAACCGGATACGGTACCGGATGAAATGTAAGTATTACGTAAACCTGTAGTTATCGTCTGGGGAAACCGGATACGGTACCTGATGAAATGTAAGTATTAAGTAAACCTGTAGTTATCGTTTGGGGAAACCGGATACGGTACCAGAATCGAGACCCTGCGTCATATCACATAGATAGCCTGACAGACTGTACCAAGTGAAGTATTACTCTGGTTTCCCATCCCAGACAGAATCATATTAATTCTAGCTAAAATCTAGAATGAGAAATGACAAAAGCTTAAATAGTGTTgaatttttacctgtacaaatcatCACTATGTCTAATAGATTTGACATTGACTCCCAGAGGCAGTGTGACCTGATTATATTTTTGCTGCTTTTCTTGGAgaatgttatttatacatatacGTTTGTATCTAAACTACTATATTTAATGTCAATATATCTTCTGTTGTCCTTATAATAATAAATTGTGTTACTTTTTCTCTTGATAAATACTTTATATTTCACACAATGATTGTAATATCTCGGAGGAGTTTGATGTTAAcagtttttgggtcaaggtcacttttactatttttagaattGGTCGCTAGGGGAAATGAATTGCTTTATCAATACCCAGTATGTTTGTTAACTTTAACCCAAATAACCCCCTATGGCGAGTTGGCAGGTTATATTGCAGTGTTAAGAGTATCATAGAGGAGGGGCAGGTTATATTGTAGTGTTAAGAGTATCATAGAGGAGGGGCAGGTTATATTGTAGTATTAAGAGTATAGAGGAGGGGCGGGTTATATTGCAGTGTTAAGAGTATCATAGAGGAGGGGCAGGTTATATTGTAGTATTAAGAGTATCATAGAGGAGGGGCGGGTTATATTGCAGTGTTAAGAGTATCATAGAGGAGGGGCGGGTTATATTGGAGTATGTAGAGTATCATAGAGGAGGGGCGGGTTATATTGTAGTGTTAAGAGTATCATAGAGGAGGGGCAGGTTATATTGTAGTATTAAGAGTATCATAGAGGAGGGGCAGGTTATATTGTAGTATTAAGAGTATCATAGAGGAGGGGCAGGTTATATTGTAGTATTAAGAGTATCATAGAGGAGGGGCAGGTTATATTGTAGTGTTTAGAGTATCATAGAGGAGGGACAGGTTATATTGTAGTATTAAGAGTATCATAGAGGAGGGGCAGGTTATATTGTAGTATTAAGAGTATCATAGAGGAGGGGCAGGTTATATTGTAGTATTAAGAGTATCATAGAGGAGGGGCGGGTTATATTGTAGTATTAAGAGTGTCATAGAGGAGGGGCAGGTTATATTGTAGTATTAAGAGTATCATAGAGGAGGGGAAGTTATTGttcttattttcattattttattttgtttggttacatgtattacataattAACCCGGGTATATGTCGGTTTATTTTAGGTACATCCTTATGATGTCCTGTTGGGATACCAATCACAGCCAGCGCCCTGCTTTTGTACGCATTATTGAGCGTTTGATAGACATTCTGAATCCACAAGAACCATCACATAGAATGTATCAGAACCAGGAGGAGCTTCCGGAGTACGGAAATTTAACAAATGATCCACCGAAGCTTCCATCACGGGCCAACATGCCAGCAAACAATGGCAATGTCAACTTTGGCTTCAGATAATGATAAAGATGTGGTTGAGCCTTTGactgaggtcaaggtcattgcaTCATCAGGGCAAGATAATGATTTTTTCGTAAGTTCATAGTTATCACACAACCAGTTTGTGAGAATGTTCAATCAATGATCACCTTAATGACTAGATGTTCGATTTGACAAATCATTTTGTGCCATATCTACTTAAGaagtattttgtatgttagCATTCATTCAGTGTTTGTTCATTTGTTTCCCCATGAACATTcctgtagtagctggtggctacctcattgaacaacataccatcacatgccatccagatcTAAAGCAAtgagggtaaagtgtcttgcttaaggacacaactacaacagcaTTGACTGGTCCGTTTTACAGCTTCTGAGAAACGCGTCAAACGTCACAGGTAGCGAGCATCAAGCCATGCACCTTTGATCTTCACCAGTGGTTATGTAGGCTGGCGCTCTAGTTAACCGAGTTATTACTGTCTCCTCTCTGTTCAATGAAAGGAGATATGGACATCTCATCAAAACAGATATATGTAGGATATGTGTGTCTGGTACTACAAAATATGGTCAAACAAATTGTATCTGGTTCAACAAACTATTCATTTTATCTAGACATGCACTATAAAATTTCTCCAATGAAACAAGATATCCTCTTTTTATTCTTCTGTCCAAGAATAAAGGTTTTCCCTTAATAGAATAAAGACAAGATTAATGCTGTCTATGGATAAATGATTGTTAAAACTAGATAAGACTAGAAAGGGAAAACCTTTCGCAAAGACAGAAAACTttaatctattttattttttaaatagaatGAACTGATTTGGATCTAGATGATCTTTGAGATTATCAAGATAAATACAGAAGTTGTACCCTTTCTAAACAATGACTGTCTAGATGACCTGGAATATGATTTTGTTCGGCAC
This sequence is a window from Pecten maximus unplaced genomic scaffold, xPecMax1.1, whole genome shotgun sequence. Protein-coding genes within it:
- the LOC117320610 gene encoding tyrosine-protein kinase RYK-like, whose amino-acid sequence is MDYLSSNNIVHRDIATRNCVVCSGDMVKISDAAFSWSLFPDEYMYDSDRERWLPVRWMAQDSLQSGFYSTTTDVWSYGVLMWEVMSRGVLLPYFDIENNEDIKDHVINGYRLGKPDTVPDEMYILMMSCWDTNHSQRPAFVRIIERLIDILNPQEPSHRMYQNQEELPEYGNLTNDPPKLPSRANMPANNGNVNFGFR